In Festucalex cinctus isolate MCC-2025b chromosome 21, RoL_Fcin_1.0, whole genome shotgun sequence, one genomic interval encodes:
- the LOC144010195 gene encoding galectin-8-like, with product MSISQSRQTFVKPALPFSWTIQGGLLPGEMILIQGMVPSDADRFQVDLTCGSSVHPRADVIFHLNPRVSKGHVVCNSLQGGQWGREEILQRMPFARGAAFELLLLALHDRFKVAVNGAHLLDYKHRLPLDHVDTLAVSGKVKVDVAAVLPQAAAAPSSDAERSRSSGDVASSRMLVMSADPRGGFQGELAGGLGAGSSVVIRGRADQAAERFAVNLRVGDGDDIALHLNPRFKQHAIVLNSFLSGSWGAEERRTDVFPFGPGLYFEMIIRCEADSFRVAVNGVHQLDYKCRVRDLAGVTRLHVTGDLTLMDARLM from the exons atgtcgATTAGCCAAAGTAGACAAACGTTCGTCAAGCCG GCGCTCCCGTTCTCATGGACCATCCAGGGTGGACTTCTTCCGGGCGAGATGATCCTCATCCAGGGAATGGTGCCCTCCGATGCCGACAG GTTCCAGGTGGACCTGACGTGCGGCAGCAGCGTGCATCCGCGCGCCGACGTGATCTTCCACTTGAACCCGCGCGTGAGCAAAGGTCACGTGGTGTGCAACTCGCTCCAGGGGGGTCAGTGGGGTCGCGAGGAGATCCTCCAGCGCATGCCCTTCGCCCGCGGCGCCGCCTTCGAGCTGCTTCTGCTCGCCCTCCACGACCGCTTCAAG GTGGCGGTCAACGGCGCTCACCTGCTGGACTACAAACACCGCCTCCCGCTGGATCACGTCGACACGCTGGCCGTCTCGGGAAAGGTCAAAGTTGACGTGGCGGCCGTCCTGCCGCAAGCT GCGGCGGCGCCGTCGTCCGACGCCGAGCGGTCGCGTTCGTCCGGAGACGTGGCAAGCTCGCGGATGCTCGTCATGTCAGCTGACCCG CGTGGCGGCTTCCAAGGCGAGCTGGCGGGCGGCCTCGGCGCCGGCAGCAGCGTCGTCATCCGAGGACGAGCCGATCAGGCGGCGGAGAG GTTTGCCGTCAACCTGCGCGTGGGCGACGGCGACGACATCGCGCTGCACCTCAACCCTCGTTTCAAGCAGCACGCCATCGTGCTCAACTCCTTCCTGTCCGGTTCCTGGGGCGCCGAGGAGCGTCGCACCGACGTCTTCCCTTTTGGACCCGGACTCTACTTTGAG ATGATCATCCGCTGCGAAGCGGACTCGTTCCGCGTGGCCGTCAACGGCGTCCACCAGCTGGATTACAAATGCCGCGTTCGAGACCTCGCCGGCGTCACGCGGCTGCACGTCACCGGCGACCTGACGCTGATGGACGCCAGGCTGATGTGA
- the LOC144010640 gene encoding ribonucleoside-diphosphate reductase subunit M2-like: MQSARSPLSAYNNNKENKLSADVNKMSLDKENTPPSLNSARVLASKTARKIFAETPLKGVKKNVGEEAEPLLKDNPRRFVIFPIQYHDIWRMYKKAEASFWTAEEVDLSKDTQHWDLLKEDEKFFISHVLAFFAASDGIVNENLVERFTQEVQVTEARCFYGFQIAMENIHSEMYSLLIDTYIKDPKEREYLFNAIETMPCVKKKADWALDWIGKKNATYGERVVAFAAVEGIFFSGSFAAIFWLKKRGLMPGLTFSNELISRDEGLHCDFACLMFKHLVNKPSGDTVASVIRNAVEIEQEFLTQALPVKLIGMNCELMKRYIEFVADRLMMELGFDKLYCAENPFDFMENISLEGKTNFFEKRVGEYQRMGVMAANADNTFTLDADF; the protein is encoded by the exons ATGCAGTCTGCTCGCTCGCCCCTTTCcgcctacaacaacaacaaggagaACAAGCTGAGCGCTGACGTCAACAAAATGTCGCTGGACAAAGAAAACACG CCTCCAAGCCTGAACTCGGCGCGCGTCTTGGCGTCCAAAACCGCGCGCAAAATCTTCGCCGAGACGCCG cTCAAAGGCGTGAAGAAGAACGTCGGCGAGGAGGCGGAGCCTCTGCTGAAGGACAACCCCCGGCGCTTCGTCATCTTCCCCATCCAATACCACGACATCTGGCGCATGTACAAGAAGGCCGAGGCGTCTTTCTGGACCGCCGAGGAG GTGGACCTGTCCAAGGACACGCAGCACTGGGACCTTCTGAAGGAAGACGAGAAGTTTTTCATCTCTCACGTCTTGGCCTTCTTTGCGGCCAGCGACGGCATCGTCAACGAGAACCTG GTGGAGCGCTTCACGCAGGAAGTTCAGGTGACGGAGGCGCGCTGCTTCTACGGCTTCCAGATCGCCATGGAGAACATCCACTCGGAGATGTACAGCCTCCTCATCGACACCTACATCAAAGACCCCAAAGAGAG GGAATACCTGTTCAACGCCATCGAGACCATGCCGTGCGTCAAGAAGAAGGCCGACTGGGCGCTCGACTGGATCGGCAAGAAGAACGCCACCTACG GTGAGCGCGTGGTGGCCTTCGCCGCCGTGGAGGGCATCTTCTTCTCGGGCTCCTTCGCCGCCATCTTCTGGCTGAAGAAACGCGGCCTGATGCCCGGACTCACCTTCTCCAACGAGCTCATCAGCAGAGACGAG GGTCTCCACTGCGACTTTGCGTGTCTGATGTTCAAGCACCTCGTCAACAAGCCGTCCGGCGACACGGTGGCGTCCGTCATCCGAAACGCCGTGGAGATCGAGCAG GAGTTCCTGACGCAGGCGCTGCCCGTCAAGCTGATCGGGATGAACTGCGAGCTGATGAAGCGCTACATCGAGTTTGTGGCCGACCGACTCATGATGGAGCTCGGCTTCGACAAG ctGTACTGCGCGGAGAACCCGTTTGACTTCATGGAGAACATCTCCCTGGAGGGCAAGACCAACTTCTTTGAGAAACGCGTGGGCGAGTACCAGAGGATGGGCGTCATGGCCGCCAACGCCGACAACACCTTCACGCTGGACGCCGACTTCTGA
- the LOC144010641 gene encoding uncharacterized protein LOC144010641 produces the protein MLLSRQVDLEAAEALVSMSFWGQSSPEPRPLTPASDSCDSAPPHSPAASSANEMAALSSLCMTPPRSPGDSSATPPGVTRHTPSSSPPPPPPPLLSPVLCQLLPLGGRPGLLSVVLVVPPATPPGRTATAPGGARLLPLAPTPVYLSAGGGGNAARDASRRRNYVCDFAGCHKTYFKSSHLKAHLRTHTGEKPFSCRWEGCDKKFARSDELSRHRRTHTGEKKFACGVCARRFMRSDHLTKHARRHASSKRPAPAAALPVGLDFASESDAANC, from the exons ATGCTGCTTTCCCGCCAG GTGGACTTGGAGGCAGCCGAGGCGCTGGTCAGCATGAGCTTCTGGGGTCAAAGTTCGCCCGAGCCCCGCCCGCTGACTCCGGCCTCCGACTCGTGCGACTCCGCCCCCCCGCACTCGCCGGCCGCTTCCTCGGCCAATGAGATGGCGGCGTTGTCGTCACTG TGCATGACTCCGCCCCGCAGTCCCGGCGACTCCTCGGCCACGCCTCCCGGCGTCACCCGCCACACGCCGTCttcctcgccgccgccgccgccgcctccgctCCTCTCGCCGGTGCTATGCCAGCTTTTACCACTGGGCGGCCGCCCGGGACTGCTTTCCGTCGTGCTGGTGGTCCCGCCGGCGACGCCCCCCGGCCGGACCGCGACGGCGCCGGGCGGCGCCAGGCTCCTCCCCTTGGCGCCAACGCCCGTCTACTTgtcggcgggcggcggcgggaaCGCGGCCCGGGACGCGTCGCGGCGACGCAACTACGTGTGCGACTTCGCCGGATGCCACAAGACGTACTTCAAGAGCTCGCACCTCAAAGCGCACCTGCGCACGCACACAG GCGAGAAGCCATTCAGCTGCCGCTGGGAAGGCTGCGACAAAAAGTTTGCCCGCTCCGACGAACTTTCCCGCCACCGCCGCacgcacacgggcgagaagAAGTTTGCGTGCGGCGTGTGCGCGCGCCGCTTCATGCGCAGCGACCACCTGACCAAGCACGCGCGCAGGCATGCTAGCTCCAAGAGGCCCGCCCCTGCAGCGGCACTTCCTGTCGGGCTCGATTTCGCCTCAGAGTCGGACGCGGCCAATTGTTAA
- the taf1b gene encoding TATA box-binding protein-associated factor RNA polymerase I subunit B isoform X2: protein MRLGGLGRVGRGWLLLQVVSQRHREDPGGGVAGEHAGVGASLHRWPREPSKEVGASVSVADVRRLPVHPDEDDVLWPLWRRFLQTSKQAYTGKPAPAQDVDWESGSGAESSFLSDGEMCPTSASASQADTPSDWSTGSRGSSDPPMPRGKARRAALSMPKTLALIHLALVWSRQALTLADLLRLSSDGHIPYTAAYRDLPEEMKQDAAEARIFSVQGVPSHRALHREAQTLVRFLQLPAFPAVRRQDPLHPATLSLRYLAAANLPDELHPWVCVLMERAGVSDVTCGASSSSSSSSSSSSSLPQYDVQAAVLVVVAVKLLFGMDDRTEWVLSNAAGDLAAGERTSAPSGSVFSLRRWFRLMRAAERRRRRAGDGAAARKQWKSVPLYSKRKLKCIVMKKKRVAEQLTSCLERLSRGGVTRDSAPTAAPSSFAFCWGAAADADGPSMRHHKLRPAVARKGEVLTPVNATYWHPPLISCDPQKCGDRCVAALEATLPRSFVWLLRLFGFLLQVSPAHLHQEVLNVERRVFTGKLAEASGGGGGGGGSPVKKKSRV, encoded by the exons ATGCGGCTCGGTGGCCTGGGGCGTGTCGGACGAGGGTGGCTTCTTCTGCAAGTCGTGTCACAACGTCATCGAG AGGACCCAGGAGGCGGAGTCGCGGGCGAGCACGCCGGGGTCGGCGCGAGTCTCCACCGTTGGCCGAGGGAGCCGAGCAAAGAAGTCGG AGCGAGCGTGTCGGTGGCGGACGTGCGAAGGCTTCCAGTTCATCCTGATGAG GACGACGTGCTGTGGCCGCTGTGGCGGCGCTTCCTGCAGACCAGCAAGCAGGCGTACACCGGCAAACCTGCGCCGGCG CAAGATGTGGATTGGGAATCGGGAAGCGGCGCCGAGTCGTCCTTCCTCTCCGACGGCGAGATGTGCCCGACCAGCGCGTCGGCATCGCAAGCGG ACACCCCCAGCGATTGGTCGACGGGCTCTCGGGGCAGCTCCGACCCGCCGATGCCTCGCGGCAAGGCGCGCCGCGCCGCCCTCAGCATGCCCAAGACGCTGGCGCTGATCCACCTGGCGCTCGTGTGGAGTCGCCAGGCGCTGACGCTCGCCGACCTGCTCAG gCTGTCGAGCGACGGGCACATCCCGTACACGGCGGCCTATCGGGACCTCCCCGAGGAGATGAAGCAGGACGCCGCCGAGGCTCGGATCTTCAGCGTGCAG GGCGTCCCCTCCCACCGCGCGTTGCACCGCGAGGCCCAGACGCTGGTCCGCTTCCTGCAACTTCCCGCTTTCCCCGCCGTCCGCCGCCAGGACCCGCTGCACCCGGCCACGCTCAGCCTGCGCTACCTGGCTGCCGCCAACCTGCCCG ACGAGCTCCACCCGTGGGTGTGCGTGCTGATGGAGCGCGCCGGCGTGTCGGACGTGACGTGCGGCGcctcgtcgtcatcgtcgtcatcgtcgtcgtcatcgtcgtcgctGCCCCAGTACGACGTGCAGGCCGCCGTCCTGGTCGTGGTCGCCGTCAAGCTCCTCTTCGGCATGGACGACCGCACGGAATg GGTTTTGTCCAACGCCGCCGGCGATCTGGCGGCCGGAGAGCGCACGTCGGCGCCGAGCGGAAGCGTCTTCAGCCTGAGGAGGTGGTTCCGTCTGATGCGCGCCGCCGAGCGCCGACGCCGGCGGGCGGGAGATGGCGCCGCCGCCAG GAAGCAGTGGAAGTCGGTGCCTCTTTACAGCAAGCGGAAACTCAAATGTATCGTcatgaaaaagaaaa gagtGGCGGAGCAGCTGACGTCGTGCTTGGAGAGATTGTCGCGAGGAGGGGTGACGCGTGACTCTGCCCCTACCGCCGCGCCGTCCTCCTTCGCGTTCTGCTGGGGGGCGGCGGCGGACGCCGACGGCCCCAGTATGCGCCACCACAAGCTCCGCCCCGCCGTCGCCCGGAAAGGGGAAGTCCTAACCCCCGTCaacgccacctactggcacCCGCCGCTCATATCCTGCGACCCCCA GAAGTGCGGCGACCGCTGCGTGGCGGCGTTGGAGGCCACGCTGCCGCGATCGTTCGTGTGGCTGCTGCGGCTCTTCGGCTTCCTGTTGCAGGTCAGCCCCGCCCACTTGCACCAGGAAGTGCTCAACGTGGAGAGGCGCGTCTTCACCGGCAAGCTGGCCGAAgcaagcggcggcggcggcggcggcggtggttcACCGGTGAAGAAAAAGTCGAGAGTTTAG
- the taf1b gene encoding TATA box-binding protein-associated factor RNA polymerase I subunit B isoform X1, with protein sequence MDEELTDGYREACRQCGSVAWGVSDEGGFFCKSCHNVIERTQEAESRASTPGSARVSTVGRGSRAKKSERACRWRTCEGFQFILMRQADALIKLGVAPTFKDDVLWPLWRRFLQTSKQAYTGKPAPAQDVDWESGSGAESSFLSDGEMCPTSASASQADTPSDWSTGSRGSSDPPMPRGKARRAALSMPKTLALIHLALVWSRQALTLADLLRLSSDGHIPYTAAYRDLPEEMKQDAAEARIFSVQGVPSHRALHREAQTLVRFLQLPAFPAVRRQDPLHPATLSLRYLAAANLPDELHPWVCVLMERAGVSDVTCGASSSSSSSSSSSSSLPQYDVQAAVLVVVAVKLLFGMDDRTEWVLSNAAGDLAAGERTSAPSGSVFSLRRWFRLMRAAERRRRRAGDGAAARKQWKSVPLYSKRKLKCIVMKKKRVAEQLTSCLERLSRGGVTRDSAPTAAPSSFAFCWGAAADADGPSMRHHKLRPAVARKGEVLTPVNATYWHPPLISCDPQKCGDRCVAALEATLPRSFVWLLRLFGFLLQVSPAHLHQEVLNVERRVFTGKLAEASGGGGGGGGSPVKKKSRV encoded by the exons ATGGATGAAGAGTTGACG GATGGCTACCGGGAGGCGTGCCGGCAATGCGGCTCGGTGGCCTGGGGCGTGTCGGACGAGGGTGGCTTCTTCTGCAAGTCGTGTCACAACGTCATCGAG AGGACCCAGGAGGCGGAGTCGCGGGCGAGCACGCCGGGGTCGGCGCGAGTCTCCACCGTTGGCCGAGGGAGCCGAGCAAAGAAGTCGG AGCGAGCGTGTCGGTGGCGGACGTGCGAAGGCTTCCAGTTCATCCTGATGAGGCAAGCGGACGCGCTGATCAAGCTGGGCGTCGCCCCGACTTTCAAG GACGACGTGCTGTGGCCGCTGTGGCGGCGCTTCCTGCAGACCAGCAAGCAGGCGTACACCGGCAAACCTGCGCCGGCG CAAGATGTGGATTGGGAATCGGGAAGCGGCGCCGAGTCGTCCTTCCTCTCCGACGGCGAGATGTGCCCGACCAGCGCGTCGGCATCGCAAGCGG ACACCCCCAGCGATTGGTCGACGGGCTCTCGGGGCAGCTCCGACCCGCCGATGCCTCGCGGCAAGGCGCGCCGCGCCGCCCTCAGCATGCCCAAGACGCTGGCGCTGATCCACCTGGCGCTCGTGTGGAGTCGCCAGGCGCTGACGCTCGCCGACCTGCTCAG gCTGTCGAGCGACGGGCACATCCCGTACACGGCGGCCTATCGGGACCTCCCCGAGGAGATGAAGCAGGACGCCGCCGAGGCTCGGATCTTCAGCGTGCAG GGCGTCCCCTCCCACCGCGCGTTGCACCGCGAGGCCCAGACGCTGGTCCGCTTCCTGCAACTTCCCGCTTTCCCCGCCGTCCGCCGCCAGGACCCGCTGCACCCGGCCACGCTCAGCCTGCGCTACCTGGCTGCCGCCAACCTGCCCG ACGAGCTCCACCCGTGGGTGTGCGTGCTGATGGAGCGCGCCGGCGTGTCGGACGTGACGTGCGGCGcctcgtcgtcatcgtcgtcatcgtcgtcgtcatcgtcgtcgctGCCCCAGTACGACGTGCAGGCCGCCGTCCTGGTCGTGGTCGCCGTCAAGCTCCTCTTCGGCATGGACGACCGCACGGAATg GGTTTTGTCCAACGCCGCCGGCGATCTGGCGGCCGGAGAGCGCACGTCGGCGCCGAGCGGAAGCGTCTTCAGCCTGAGGAGGTGGTTCCGTCTGATGCGCGCCGCCGAGCGCCGACGCCGGCGGGCGGGAGATGGCGCCGCCGCCAG GAAGCAGTGGAAGTCGGTGCCTCTTTACAGCAAGCGGAAACTCAAATGTATCGTcatgaaaaagaaaa gagtGGCGGAGCAGCTGACGTCGTGCTTGGAGAGATTGTCGCGAGGAGGGGTGACGCGTGACTCTGCCCCTACCGCCGCGCCGTCCTCCTTCGCGTTCTGCTGGGGGGCGGCGGCGGACGCCGACGGCCCCAGTATGCGCCACCACAAGCTCCGCCCCGCCGTCGCCCGGAAAGGGGAAGTCCTAACCCCCGTCaacgccacctactggcacCCGCCGCTCATATCCTGCGACCCCCA GAAGTGCGGCGACCGCTGCGTGGCGGCGTTGGAGGCCACGCTGCCGCGATCGTTCGTGTGGCTGCTGCGGCTCTTCGGCTTCCTGTTGCAGGTCAGCCCCGCCCACTTGCACCAGGAAGTGCTCAACGTGGAGAGGCGCGTCTTCACCGGCAAGCTGGCCGAAgcaagcggcggcggcggcggcggcggtggttcACCGGTGAAGAAAAAGTCGAGAGTTTAG